Genomic segment of Desulfonatronum thiodismutans:
GCTCACCAGCGTTCCGGTACCCGGAAACTGAACCGCTCAGTGACGGATTCAGGGCGGTTCTTGCCGTTTTCTTGGTTGATAATCTTGACGATCCCGGACGGCTGGCCAGGAATGTCGCGTATGCCACTGCCTGAGTAAGGCCACGGGCACGAAAGCCCAAAGCTCCACAACTCGGGATGATCGCCCGGAACCGATTGGAATCCGTCTCAACGGCAAGCCAACCTCACTTCCTTCATGCCCTCTTCCAACTTCACGACATACGTCTTTCTCCCGCCCATGGCCAAGATAAGCGGCGGGTTGGCGGTTCTGCTGCAAGTAGCGGAGCACTTGGAGCAAAGCGATTTTCCGGTACGGGTGGTGCGCAGGGAAGGAGGACGCCCTACCTTGCCGGAGAGGTTCCGGGTTCCGGTGATGGAATGGGACCAACTTCAACTAAGTGGCGATGATGTCTGGCTGGTTCCCGAGGGGTGGGCCAACGCCCTTACGCCAGGTTTGCGGGCTGGGGCGAAGTGCGTGGTTTACGTTCAGAACTGGGCGTATCTTTTTTCCAGCCTGCCTCAAGGCGTGTCCTGGAAAGATCTGCCCGTCTCCCTTCTGGCCGTTTCCCGCCCGGTGGCTTGGTTCATTAAGCAAGCCTTGGGTCGGTCAAGCTTGGTGGTGCGGCCTGGCATCGATCGATCCCTGTTTTATTCTCCGGAGCGGAAACCGGACGGTCCACTGCGAGTGGCCTTCATGTCACGTAAGAACAAAGCCCTGGCTGAACTGATCCGGGACTTGTTTGCCGCCCGAAATCCGGAATTTTCTACCGCGGATCATATGATTTGGACCGACATTCAAGGCCGATCCCACCCAGAAGTCTCCAAGCTATTGGCCCACAATCATATTTTCCTGTCCACCGGCTTTCCAGAAGGCTGCCCTCTGCCCCCTTTGGAGGCCATGGCTTGCGGCTGCCTGCCCGTGGGCTTCTCCGGATTCGGAGGGTGGGAGTATATGACCCCCATCGGAGAAGCAGGTGGGGAAGATGAAGAACCATGGCGTCCCTGGT
This window contains:
- a CDS encoding glycosyltransferase family protein, giving the protein MPSSNFTTYVFLPPMAKISGGLAVLLQVAEHLEQSDFPVRVVRREGGRPTLPERFRVPVMEWDQLQLSGDDVWLVPEGWANALTPGLRAGAKCVVYVQNWAYLFSSLPQGVSWKDLPVSLLAVSRPVAWFIKQALGRSSLVVRPGIDRSLFYSPERKPDGPLRVAFMSRKNKALAELIRDLFAARNPEFSTADHMIWTDIQGRSHPEVSKLLAHNHIFLSTGFPEGCPLPPLEAMACGCLPVGFSGFGGWEYMTPIGEAGGEDEEPWRPWFPVPNNPWPGNGFWVPDADALAAALALEQAVHIWTNKGPKLDQALRAGQLTADAFALEAQREQVLDAWSKIKSWET